In one Oryza glaberrima chromosome 2, OglaRS2, whole genome shotgun sequence genomic region, the following are encoded:
- the LOC127761536 gene encoding E3 ubiquitin-protein ligase EL5-like, with translation MSSHDPSSATAADAVAGGSYRVCDTVVLVCLAFASSIIVFTVAVCFRRAVALQGYAASASASPSGRGGGAAAAPAAVGGLRGLAPSALAAIPKFAYRRGAAGGGGGWAQCAICLGVVRDGEAVRRLPECKHLFHVECVDMWLYSHATCPLCRRDVGAAAAAAGDKV, from the coding sequence ATGTCGTCCCACGACCCCAGCAGCGCCACCGCGgcggacgccgtcgccggcgggagCTACCGCGTGTGCGACACGGTGGTGCTCGTCtgcctcgccttcgcctcctccaTCATCGTCTTCACCGTGGCCGTCTGcttccgccgcgccgtcgccctgcAGGGCTACgcggcctcggcgtcggcgtcgccgtccggccgtggcggcggcgccgcggccgcaccCGCCGCTGTCGGCGGCCTGCGCGGGCTGGCGCCGTCCGCGCTCGCCGCGATCCCCAAGTTCGCGTACCGGAGgggcgccgcgggcggcggcggcgggtgggcgcAGTGCGCGATCTGCCTCGGCGTGgtgcgcgacggcgaggccgtgcGGCGGCTGCCGGAGTGCAAGCACCTGTTCCACGTGGAGTGCGTCGACATGTGGCTGTACTCGCACGCCACGTGCCCGCTCTGCCGGCGagacgtcggcgccgccgccgccgcggccggcgacaAAGTCTAG
- the LOC127761535 gene encoding E3 ubiquitin-protein ligase EL5-like: MSSTAAGGAPGPAAQRHGGGGGGGGCCSSGVTLELVGAFTAVCLVLYGVILYFNYLYVRWSGRDGVHRTSGGGGGGGGGAAARKRGGGGGLDKAALAAIPVFRFKASASAAALGGGEAECAVCLSGMQDGDAVRALPGCGHAFHAGCVDAWLRAHGTCPVCRARPAVPPPPPAKPPCLKAPEPAAAAAGRQPVDLESQV; the protein is encoded by the coding sequence atgtcgtcgacggcggcgggcggcgcgccggggccggcggcgcagcgtcatggcggcggcggcggtggaggggggtGCTGCAGCTCAGGCGTGACGCTGGAGCTCGTCGGCGCGTTCACGGCGGTGTGCCTGGTGCTGTACGGGGTGATACTCTACTTCAACTACCTGTACGTGCGGTGGAGCGGCCGCGACGGCGTGCACCGGacttcgggcggcggcggcggcggagggggtggagcggcggcgaggaagaggggcggcggcggcggcctcgacaaggcggcgctggcggccaTCCCGGTGTTCAGGTTcaaggcgtcggcgtcggcggcggcgctcggcggcggcgaggcggagtgCGCGGTGTGCCTGAGCGGCATGCaggacggcgacgcggtgcGCGCGCTGCCCGGGTGCGGCCACGCCTTCCACGCCGGCTGCGTCGACGCCTGGCTCCGCGCCCACGGCACCTGCCCCGTCTGCCGCGCGCGCCCCGCcgtgccgcctcctccgccggcgaaACCACCCTGCCTGAAGGCgccggagcccgccgccgccgccgccggccggcagcCGGTCGACCTGGAGAGCCAAGTATAG